The sequence below is a genomic window from Neoarius graeffei isolate fNeoGra1 chromosome 4, fNeoGra1.pri, whole genome shotgun sequence.
cccttagcaccgcgagctatggaaaagcaaactggttctcagctggctcgcaagttgaacgagttgtgaaccagcactgaccccgaaccagccctggaactgatttggtggaaaaagtgtgactttcaccatggcatgggtgttggtgccacttgagtatttcagaaactgctgatctcctggggttttcacacacaacactctttagagtttgcacagaatggtgcgaaaaacaaacaaaaaaaaacactgagcgaacgagcgacagttctatgggtggaaacaaacgcctcgttgataagagcggtcagaggaaaatagccagattggtttgagcttttttggccaggaaggatatagcaactcatagcaactctttacaaacgtggtgagcagaaaagcatctcagcatgcaattgCAGACGACTACATtgcgttccactcctgccagccaagaacaggaatcttagaatcaagaacaagttcctattaacgtggccggtgagtgtattcgaTTATGAAATAACACAAGCAGAGCACAGAGGTCTTCAATCTTCGCCACATTGGGCTGATCtacctgcaggttttcattccagccaagcAGGAGCCATACCTGATTCCACTTGTTTCATCAGTTCAGCATGGTCTCTAATCAGCTATGAAGTGCACCTCCTCTGAGGCCGGAGTGAAACTGACCCTTTGCGGATACGATTGAGGATCCCTGCTGTCGCATTTACATATTAAATCGAAGTCTGAGTACCACAAGATGTCCTGAAATATGTATATGCTATGTCGCATGCACAAGTGTCTCCTGGAAATAGAAACCTCGAAGTAGTCTAAATCAAGACACGTAATTACTTTCACAACAGTAATTACTCCAGTTAAGGTCCTAGCATGGTGTTACACGTTGTTAGTCATGTGTATAAATATATTTCCAGGCTGCTTTCCCTGCTTTTAATCTTCTCAGAAACCTACTAATTATTATTCAAGAGCTGAATGAGGTGTGTTGCAGCAACATTAACTTTGACTGAGAAACAAAGATAGGCTGCTGAGACTGATTATAGCTGCTGGAAAGGAAGAGACTAAGTCGTTTTGCAGGCGTTCCTCAACGTTATATGCAAtcattgacaaattgctgtgatataataggaataaaatacttcaggATGCGCTGTTATTGGGAAATTATCCACTTTGGATACTCATCACACCATCATTGACTCTATTACAATGctgtgttacattacattaatggcatttagtggacacgcttatccagagcgacatacaacataccctggggagcagttaggggttaggcgccttgctcaagggcacttcagccattcttggtagtccagggaatcaaaccagtgaccttgtcGTCCCaaagctaaccattaggccattgtTAAAGAATTAAAACCAATGCAACTGAACACTTGTTACGAAATACTGTAATAAACACAACTTGATGGTTGTTTTTTCCCGCCTCCTGTGTTGTCCAGCTTCTCATGGAGTTCATCACGTATGGACCGAAACATAATCACCATCATGTCAGGACAGATTGTTGACTTCTTTGACCGGGACTTCAGGGAGCTTTATGCCATGTCACGCGAGCTCAACCTCTTCAAGGAGTTCAGCATCAGTAAACAGAATACAACAGCATCAACCCGGGCGACTATAACGACACGGCCTGCGCTGCCCGCCACCTCCCGCTTCAATGTGAGTCTGGGAGACAAGGGGACTCTGAAAGTGCCCGCTCACAAATACCACAACCCCAAATACCTCTTAGCGCTTGGCAACCTTCCTGAAGACATCAGCACTCCACAGGCTCTGCTCAGTAAAATGGAGGAATCGATCGAAAAGTTTGCAGCAGAGGGAAATccagtggaagaagacgagatattGGAATCGCAGGCCCCACCTTTGTCTCCGAAGGGGGGAAAAAGGAACGGATTGTCTCGGATGTCTTTGAAGAAAAGATTACCTGACATGCAAAGCTTGAAACAAAAAACAGCTAGTAAGAAGAAGGAGGGGAAAGCGGGTGAGGGAGATCCTGGTCCCTCTACGACGACAAATCTGACACCAGCCACCAGTACGATTGGAGACATTACAGAGAGCCCAGAGAACCCTACTGCTGAAACAAAGAGTAAAAAGAAGGCCAGTAAAAAGGCCAGTAAAAAGAGCAAGTCACCAAAAAGTGAAGATCAGGGTATGTATAATCATTGTCGATGTCCTATACTTTCTTTCAGTCTGGACTTTGGCGAAATCATGACACGGAGAAAGTATTCATGTCTCCCATTTAATTGAATCCCATCCATTttccaaaatgaaataaaattggCATATGATCCAATCAAAGCAATTAAAGTGATAGTTTTGTGGGGGGGAAAGGGAGAAATATTTCGACTTGTCATAAATCAACCATGTCATGACTTTGCTTGTTTGGTCTTTGGTGAATGTTGCTAACACAGACGTTTTCTGCTGGCAGGTTAGCAAACTGCAGGTCACCTCGAAAAACACTGTCTGCATAATTAATGTTTTAAAGCATTTTATCCATTTTGTTTTAGTGGAGCTCCTGCAGCGCCCCAGAGGCATagtgtgtggatacataaagaaacccatcgagttagtttctgatggtttcggtcctgtgcgtgcctgccaccataccagtgttagtaattatcagtcctaaacaccgcctagtggccagtgttagtaattgccagtcctaaACACTGCCTTGTGGCCACtgttaattaccagtcctaaacaccacctagtggccagtgttagtaattaccagtcctaaacaccacctagtggccagtgttagtaattactagtcatacacaccacctagtggccagtgttagtaattaccagtcctaaacaccacctagtggccagtgttagtaattactagtcatacacaccgcctagtggccagttttagtaattaccagtcatacacaccacctagtggccagtgttagtaattaccagtcctaaacaccacctagtggccagtgttagtaattactagtcatacacaccgcctagtggccagttttagtaattaccagtcatacacaccacctagtggccagtgttagtaattaccagtcctaaacaccacctagtggccagtgttagtaattactagtcatacacaccgcctagtggccagttttagtaattaccagtcatatacaccacctagtggccagtgttagtaattaccagtcctaaacactgccttgtggccagtgtttgttagtctggctaacgcgacttcagagctctccgagctattggtctggccaagatattaagcccaaccgtttcccagagcccgtggttgacccgcctccctgaaatgcctcagtttgctactggtcgaagccagaaaaggctgtgacgaagattaaaccaatcacatcactctttcctctgacgtatgcgacgcgacggggctaactggtagattaaactcttaccgaagccggtcgggagcaaggcgaaaacgtccttcctttcaataaatacctccagggctgctctttgctccgttttcaatgaaaacttcccgttgaatgctttcaatacagcacctatgcgtaatagatgcggaagcgtgaatgaagcgcttccggcatagattctgtaaacaatctatggcttccggtcgcagttctactacgtcactgccttgaacacgcctctacccagggccgttggagatgctcaaagttgattggttcccgatttttcgggagcttggaagagctgtagatagcttgcctggccagactaagctcgcaacaggccctcgtgttgcgtcacgcttaggatgggcgggcccaggctaagtgttcgtaattaccagtcctaaacaccacctagtggccagtgttagtaattaccagtcatacacaccgcctagtggccagtgttagtaattaccagtcatacacaccacctagtggccagttttaataattaccagtcatacacaccacctcgtggccagtgttcataattaccagtcatacacaccacctcgtggccagtgttagtaattaccagacaaacacaccacctagtggccagttttaataattaccagtcatacacaccacctcgtggccagtgttcataattaccagtcctaaacaccacctaatggccaatgttagtaattaccaggcaaacacaccacctagtggccagtgttagtaattaccagtcgttCACACCacttagtggccagtgttagtaattaccagtcgttCACACTGCCAAGTGGCCAGTGTCagccggtaaagaaataaaacaaaagaggctggctgtgATCTAAGAAAATTCTGCAAcctagaaacagatgggagctctgcttttaggcagtggctCAATCTATATATTACAGATAACAATgtcatacactgtcagaaacaacTTTCCAGAGTCTCTTTTAGCATGACGCTAAACTTCCCTTAGCCTTGTACCTTCGATGCAAACCCGAAGAAGCAAATTTCAGTCACCAAACATATCATAGCCAGTCAAGGAGAAAATTGTGTACATGTAATTTCTGGCTAAACTTTAAGTCCAACAGTGGCTCTCTGACAGCAAATATTCAAACTCAGTACTGTTCAGTCATTAGTATGTAGCATCTATTAGCATCCAAACACTACTAATGTTTATACAACTTTTTTGTCCTCCTTAAAGCCTCACTATaacttttctctcttttttagGTTCAGAAAGCCATAAAGACAAGAAGAAGAGTTGTGAAATCTCCTGAAGACTTGAATAAAACAAATACacttgaaaaagaaaagaaaaactttCCAAGTTTCCCCTCACTCCAagaggctcatctcatctcattatctctagccactttattctgctctacagggtcgtaggcaagctggagcctatcccagctgactacgggcgaaaggcagggtacaccctggacaagtcgccaggtcatcacagggcactcCAAGAGGCTAATCAGCCTAATATTTGCTTGTTTCATTTTGCAGACTAATTTAGGAAATGAGTCTCTCCTGATATCTTTGTTGTAAATACATTCCCAAATTTAATTTCGAGGTAAAGTAGAGAATAGGATTTTATTATCCACTGATCAGCCATACCATTAAAACAActgcaggtgaagtgaataacattgattatctcattacaatggcacctgtcaaggggtaggatatattaggcagcaagaagagaacagtcagttcttgaagttgatgtgttggaagcaggaaaaatgggcaaacttAAGGCTCTGAGcagctttgacaagggccaaattgtgatggtgagatggctgggtctgagcatctccaaaatggcacatcttctggCGTATTCCCAGTctgcagtggttagtgcctaccaaaagtggtccaaggaaggacaaccggtgaaccagagaaagggtcatgggtgttgaaggctcattgattcggatggggcacgaaggctagcccatatggtccaatcccacagaagagctactgtagcacaaactgcagaaaaagttaatgctgtttTGTTCACTCAGAGGAATGAAATATGAGCCCGCATAAACACCCACGATTTGTGAGCTTTGGTATCTGATAAGGGAGAGTCAGGCAATCGAGCCCTTCCTCCCAGAGAGCACATACACTTTTGCTATATTCTTGTCAAACAAGCACGAAGTCAAGTAGTCATGTTCATGTGGGTATGTTCATGCCGTCCCAGCAAACATGCCCACACTGGTGTTTTACAGGTAAGCTATAGGTAGTGTGGGTCAGGGCAAACGCacaaaaggggaactgaagtcatttttaaacttgctttatttctgaatTAACGTTATTCAGTGAcagtttcggttttattaaccttatatcgtgactcgtattggcatattatattacacttataagccttttcggtttttagccatgttgaatgtagttagtttggtccacagcaggcgtcgcttatccacgagacttgtgcgagacttcaaacgtgaagtgtcagcgctgccattttgaaaactgtttacatagcggccagatcgccatataattccgatttagattaatttcgagattcgccagcttcatcagcgatggagattattccatacgacttccaaCCAGCGTGGAGtaaagaagagttggaaagacggcaggataaggacgagtccgtcgcgctggtttgtgcgtcattactgtcgcacaattaaaacgtgccagatcaggcggctggtgggctttcaaaataatacatacatgcatgtatttttgtgataaatacatattataccgagcgcatttcccacataatcctcactaaggtttctgacagcactacaaaatggcgtcctgactatatagtgagtagggagcgatttcagacacagggaaaacttccggcttgattacaatgtcttttgacaatgttggcagattatggtcactttgatttccgctgtatgttttacttccatcctacgatgtttcgcacaggtctcagcgaatcttgtttacggccattgctttgacatatggactgatatattacagagcatatttcaaacactcataacttgctatagcagtgacaaaatagctgtcagaaatgcgttCCTACTTTTTATAaaatgcaataaatagaattttgataataaaaaatttgccttcaggtcCCCTTAAAGTCCCACACATGGGCACACCCACAAAAATCCCACGTGGGACCACTGTGGTCTCGCCTGCATCAGGTTACTGAGGGTTTGCACACTGATACAACATTGACCTCATAGCACTTGCCTGCACTGGCATGTTTTCTGGCATCTCTTCTAAATAACAAGCACAATATAACAGAAATGTTGTCTTTGCCTTGAACTCGGCCTTTCGTTAATTTTACCAAGTATCATCACTTGACATAACTTTCACTAATAGGCTGTGTAAATCTACAGTCTGGACTGGAAAAAAACAAGCCCTTCATACCTttcgttgtatttttttttaaacttaggaCTGTTCATTGTGCTATTGTTTTTATTTCCATAAAAGTaaaaaataatccacttcagcGTATTTGTTCACACCAATGAAGAAAGGCAAAAGCACCAGAGTTGCCATATGAAATGAAAAAGCAGATAttacacaggcggcacggtggtgtagtggttagcgctgtcgcctcacagcaagaaggtccgggtttgagccccgtggccgacaagggcctttctgtgcggagtttgcatgttctccccgtgtccgtgtgggtttcctccgggtgctccggtttcccccaaagacatgcaggttaggttaactggtgactctaaattgagcgtaggtgtgaatgtgagtgtgaatggttgtctgtgtctatgtgtcagccctgtgatgacctggtgacttgtccagggtgtaccccgcctttcgcccgtagtcagctgggataggctccagcttgcttgcgaccctgtagaacaggataaagcggctagagacgatgagatgagatgagatattacacacCAAATATATCTCAGCTAGGTGACTGCATTTGGAGTGAGGGACGAATAGTAGTAATAAAATGCTatggagtctttttttttttcctccagtctcagggACGGGAAGACTTTAGCTTCAGTGTTGGGTTAAACATACAAACTTAGATTTCTCGTTTGAAAATATTTTATATCAGAACTGTGATAGAAACACATGACATGTTGGAAACAGATTTGAAGTAATTTGTTTGGTGCGATGTTGAAAACAGTGTTGCTACTGTGGAAACAATATAGAGCTGCACTGCCATCTAGTGGTTACTTTATGTCTGTGCATATATGTTAggtatgtgtctgtctgtctgtctgtctgtctgtgtacaaAAATATATGACAGTCACTGAACATGAGCGTCTTACTTCCTCCTGTTGAGTTGCATTTACTGGGGTGTACGTGTGTGTCCAGGGTGTGTTGCAAAGCCTCTAACCACAGAAGGGAACGGCAATTCAGGGAAGTGTAAAGAACATATTCTGCAACAGCTCTTTAACAGGAAGCAGAGAAAAACAGGAAATAGGGCCCAGTGAGGTAAAACAGCACCCGAGCTAAACCACAAAACACATGATCATGATAGCTGGAGCTGGGTGGTTGCTATGAATGACTGATGTAAAAACAGTCATCGTAATAGTGAAAGATAAGACTGAAGGAAGTGGACTTCGATGAGCCTTAAAGCTCTATAAATGTTTGGCCACTTTAAATCTTCCTTTTTTTTGTACATTAAATTGAAGAAAACTAGCATCCATACGAATGGCAGGAGACATTCTGATGATTTACTATAATTTGACTATAATTTGAGTCACAGGGTTGCACTTTTAAAGGGATCTCCCCTTTCAATCAGTCACAACTTTTCACTCATTAAAGCTCTAGTAGAGCCAAAATGACAAACGACAAAATGATGTTCACACAAGTGTAGTTTTCAGCTGAAGCTAAAAGCCTATGGTCGCTATTTACTTAACCATTAAGCAAAGCTAGCAGATTAGCTAGCAATTTAGCTAGCAatgtacctacagtggtgcttgaaagtttgtgaaccctttagaattttctatgtgacctaaaacgtcatcagatcttcacacaagtcctacaagtagataaagagaacccagttaaacaaatgagacaaaaatattatacttggtcatttatttattgaggaaaataatccaatattacatatctgtgagtggcaaaagtatgtgaatctctaggattagcagttaatttgaaggtgaaattagagtcaggtgttttcaatcaatggggtgacaatcaggtgtgagtgggcaccctgttttatttaaagaacagggatctatcaaagtctgatcttcacaacacatgtttatggaagtgtatcatggcacgaacaaaggagatttctgaggacctcagaaaaagcgttgttgatgctcatcaggctggaaaaggttacaaaaccatctctaaagagtttggactccaccaatccacagtcagacagattgtatacaaatggaggaaattcaagaccactgttaccctcaccaggagtggtcgaccaacaaagatcagtccaagagcaaggtgtgtaatagttggcgaggtcacaaaggaccccagggtaacttctaagcaactgaaggcctctctcatattggctaatgttaatgttcatgagtccaccatcaggagaacactgaacaacaatggtgtgcatggtagggttgcaaggagaaagccacggctctccaaaaagaacattgctgctcatctgcagtttgctaaagattacatggacaagccagaagttttgtgcatggatgagaccaaaatagaaatttttggtttaaatgagaagcgttatgtttggagaaaggaaaacactgcattccagcataagaaccttatcccatctgtgaaacgtggtggtagtttcatggtttgggcctgttttgctgcatctgggccaggacagtttgccatcattgatggaacaatgaattctaaattataccagtgaattctaaaggaaaatgtcaggacatctgtccatgaactgaatctcaagagaaggtgggtcgtgcagcaagacagcgaccctaagcacacaagttgttttaccaaaaatgggtaaagaagaataaagttaatgttttgaaatggccaagtcaaagtcctgaccttaatccaattgaaacgttgtggaaggacctgaagtgagcagttcatatgaggaaacccaccaacatcccagagttgaagctgttctgtatggaggaatgggctaaaattcctccaagccagtgtgcaggactgatcaatggttaccagaaatgtttaggtgcagttattgctgcacaggggggtcacaccagatactgaaagcaaaggttcacatacttttgccattcacagatatgtaatattggatcattttcctcaataaataaatgaccaagtataatatgtttgtctcatttgtttaactgggttccctttatctacttttaggacttgtgtgaaaatctgatgttgttttaggtcatatttatgcaaaaatatagaaaattctaaagggttcgcaaactttcaagcaccactgtagctaaaaATATCACACATAGCAATATTTTCCTCAGATgtgttggtaaattcctcagaaaATGGATACATACCATTGAAATTGCACTTAGCAAATCACTACTAAAGCTAAACTTCCATAGATATATTGAGAAATATTAGCATTGAGTCACAGCTCATGAACAATTTCAACTTGACAGAGCTAGCGAGCATGTAGCTCGCTAAAAACATCAGAAATATGAATATTTTCCTCAGAGGTGCTGGTGAATTATGAAGAAACGGCTGCATATGAATAAAATTACAAGTTCAGAGTCACAATCATGATTTTTGGTCCATGGACACTGGAGTATTTAAGCAATTTGTCTTGCTGTTACCGTACAGACATTAAATATTACAATAGCATAACAGAGACAAGGACATAAAAAACAAACACCTATCTCACTTTTTCCAATCTGACTGCACTGATTCAGTCAATTCACATCATTCATCAGGGAAAAGCTATGAAACAATTATAACTAAACACAATACCATACATGCCAGTCTTTTTTTATCCTTGTGCACTATTATTTATAAAATGTTAGGTTTGGAATGGAATCATTTAATATTTTCATCGAGATAGTATCGAAGTTAAGACAGTGTCATAGATATCAGTAAGATCAGAGTTTTATAACCATGCAGTTCCTCATATAAACAGCAGAGTGAGCACTGGCAGGCCTATAATTAGTCTTTAAAACAGGAACCAGAAACCCAAGCAAAAGTAATGATGTCATTTT
It includes:
- the LOC132884835 gene encoding protein FAM83F-like produces the protein MAESQLECMEDGRIGQNVPESRPEFYYSESHRAALEELLRNGDGAFKSRLHEDNAKDFLSAREIKAIQGTVEQYSAHEAGGAADRERAAKSASLRSTYWPEMSDTEVPVLDIGWPNTGFFKGVTRVMVHTHPPKDNGPHIKEVVRRLIQDAHKVIAIVMDLLTDLQILQDLLDAASRRSVAVYIILDSKGVPHFLDMCSRLKPGPQHLQTIRIRMLRGLGLDLSFGRIPGSLNDKYMIIDGDKVMFGSYSFSWSSSRMDRNIITIMSGQIVDFFDRDFRELYAMSRELNLFKEFSISKQNTTASTRATITTRPALPATSRFNVSLGDKGTLKVPAHKYHNPKYLLALGNLPEDISTPQALLSKMEESIEKFAAEGNPVEEDEILESQAPPLSPKGGKRNGLSRMSLKKRLPDMQSLKQKTASKKKEGKAGEGDPGPSTTTNLTPATSTIGDITESPENPTAETKSKKKASKKASKKSKSPKSEDQGSESHKDKKKSCEIS